One window of Silurus meridionalis isolate SWU-2019-XX chromosome 9, ASM1480568v1, whole genome shotgun sequence genomic DNA carries:
- the wipf2a gene encoding WAS/WASL-interacting protein family member 2: protein MPIPPPPPPGPPPPPSFSQANAAPPKMSRDEAKGRGALLSDICKGAKLKKVTNANDRSAPIIEKPGGGGGGGSSGGGSGGGLGGSSGPMPMAGLFSGGVPKLRPVGEGTAGRAALRPPGSRPPLPRPTSQQANEERASPPERPRNARPSLPDISKPSGGNTKPNNPAPPPPPPFNRRANNPPPAPSPSSGRSYGLEKPLPPPSANRAPPPPSPARDALSKPTSRSSPAISSSLPPPPPYRQPPSVANGDPPPELPQRRNSLNRRTNGNTRTQAPPPPPPPSQQSSRPPPPSREPPGRRGGQAPPSSSRNGNRDAPPPPPTRMQSGTSQNSSESRTRPPPPFSSGRQHSSHPPPPPPMRNGHTSVSRAFSDDFESKYSFHPIEDLPPPDEYRQFTKVYPSKSNKAMTRGAPPAPPVGR, encoded by the exons ATGCCtattccacctccacctcctcccggacctccacctcctccttccTTCAGCCAG GCTAACGCTGCGCCTCCCAAGATGTCACGTGATGAAGCTAAAGGAAGAGGAGCTCTGCTGTCGGATATATGCAAAGGAGCCAAGCTGAAAAAAGTCACAAACGCCAATGACAGAAGCGCACCCATCATTGAGA aaCCTGGAGGGGGTGGAGGTGGCGGCAGTAGTGGAGGAGGAAGCGGAGGGGGCTTAGGTGGCAGTTCTGGCCCGATGCCAATGGCAGGCCTGTTTAGCGGAGGAGTGCCTAAACTTCGTCCAGTGGGAG AGGGTACCGCTGGCAGAGCAGCACTGCGGCCTCCAGGTTCCcgtcctcctcttcctcgtccAACGAGCCAACAGGCCAATGAAGAGCGCGCCTCGCCACCTGAGCGACCCAGGAATGCCCGCCCTTCTCTACCTGACATTTCGAAACCGAGCGGTGGCAACACCAAACCCAACAACCCCGCCCCTCCTCCACCTCCGCCTTTCAATCGACGTGCCAATAATCCTCCTCCTGCTCCCAGTCCGAGCTCTGGTCGCTCTTATGGGCTAGAGAAGCCCCTCCCACCCCCGAGTGCAAACAGAGCCCCTCCTCCACCATCACCTGCCCGCGATGCCCTGTCAAAACCCACTTCTCGCTCTTCCCCTGCGATTTCTTCATCTCTACCGCCGCCTCCTCCTTACCGACAGCCCCCTTCGGTGGCTAACGGTGACCCACCTCCTGAGTTGCCACAGAGGCGGAACTCGCTTAACAGGCGAACTAATGGGAACACTCGTACTCAAGccccacccccaccaccacccccttCCCAGCAAAGCAGTCggccaccaccaccatctcgAGAACCTCCAGGACGACGAGGAG GCCAAGCTCCTCCTTCTTCATCTCGGAACGGGAACCGTGacgctcctcctcctcctccaaccCGCATGCAAAGCGGAACCTCTCAGAATTCTTCGGAAAGCCGGACGAGGCCCCCACCACCCTTCTCCTCCGGTCGCCAGCATTCATCCCATCCACCGCCACCTCCACCGATGCGCAACGGACACACGTCAGTCTCTAGGGCTTTCAGCG ATGATTTCGAGTCCAAGTACTCCTTCCATCCTATTGAGGATCTGCCACCTCCAGATGAGTACAGACAGTTCACAAAGGTCTATCCCAGTAAATCCAATAAAG CCATGACTCGAGGAGCTCCACCTGCACCACCTGTCGGGAGATGA